A single genomic interval of Armigeres subalbatus isolate Guangzhou_Male chromosome 1, GZ_Asu_2, whole genome shotgun sequence harbors:
- the LOC134207255 gene encoding uncharacterized protein LOC134207255 — protein MASIQGNIQNTSRNELILDSLASNITEFAYDLEKGSSFDAWFSRYADLFEKDASKLDDDPKARLLLRKLNPAGHERYTSFILPKLSKEYSFEETVAKLKTIFGSAVSTFHRRYQCLQTAKDENEDFISYFCKVNRACVDFKLQELKEDQFICLIFVCGLRSPKDADIRMRLLSKINETQDITLEKVVEECKSLINLKKDTVLIGSQSSHTVGAAEFS, from the coding sequence ATGGCAAGCATCCAGGGGAATATCCAGAATACCAGTCGGAACGAGCTAATATTGGACTCCCTAGCGAGTAATATCACGGAATTCGCTTACGATTTGGAGAAGGGATCCTCTTTCGACGCTTGGTTCTCCAGGTATGCGGACCTCTTcgagaaggatgcttccaaattAGACGACGACCCGAAAGCACGACTGCTGCTTCGAAAACTCAATCCCGCCGGACATGAAAGGTACACTTCATTCATTCTTCCGAAGCTTTCAAAGGAGTATTCCTTCGAGGAAACGGTTGCCAAATTAAAAACCATTTTTGGTAGTGCTGTTTCAACTTTCCATCGCCGATATCAGTGCCTGCAGACGGCGAAAGACGAAAACGAAGATTTTATCTCCTACTTCTGCAAAGTCAACCGAGCTTGTGTTGACTTCAAGCTGCAGGAGCTCAAAGAAGACCAATTCATATGCCTTATTTTCGTGTGTGGTTTACGTTCACCCAAAGATGCTGACATACGGATGCGCCTGCTTTCGAAAATCAACGAAACGCAGGATATCACTCTGGAAAAAGTAGTGGAAGAGTGCAAAAGTTTGATCAACTTGAAAAAAGACACCGTTCTTATCGGTAGTCAATCTTCCCACACCGTCGGAGCTGCTGAATTCTCCTAA